A genomic region of Aureimonas populi contains the following coding sequences:
- a CDS encoding cupin domain-containing protein, with protein sequence MSETVKAVVTRKGQEDGRTGQSGGCVRISGVGPQRTPATKIWFGTVSNEPRYRSLPHHHGEAETGGYVPKGKGRIYYGENYCEYLDMEEGDFVFVPPHFPHVEVNMSTTEELVWLTTRTLDNIVVNVPDVDSILAGYRRA encoded by the coding sequence ATGAGCGAAACGGTCAAGGCCGTCGTCACGCGCAAGGGGCAGGAGGACGGGCGCACCGGCCAGTCCGGCGGCTGCGTGCGCATCAGCGGCGTCGGCCCCCAGCGCACACCCGCCACGAAGATATGGTTCGGCACGGTGTCGAACGAGCCGCGCTACCGCTCCCTTCCCCATCACCACGGCGAGGCGGAAACCGGCGGCTATGTGCCGAAGGGCAAAGGGCGCATCTATTACGGCGAGAACTACTGCGAATATCTCGACATGGAGGAAGGCGACTTCGTCTTCGTGCCGCCGCATTTTCCGCATGTGGAGGTCAACATGTCCACAACCGAAGAACTGGTCTGGCTGACCACGCGCACACTCGACAATATCGTCGTCAATGTGCCTGATGTCGATAGCATCCTCGCCGGCTACAGGAGGGCCTGA
- a CDS encoding fumarylacetoacetate hydrolase family protein, translated as MKLVRWGEPGRERPGLLDARGEVRDLSGVVADIGCETLSDEGLARLAALDAASLPLADAGRIGPCVARAGKFICVGLNYADHAREAGKEPPAEPILFMKATSAICGPNDDIEIPRASLKADWEVELGVVIGKRAKYVGEGDALEHVAGYCVVNDVSERAFQSERGGQWTKGKSHDTFGPLGPWLVTRDEVPDPQSLRLWLDVDGVRRQDGTTADMIFKVAVLISYISQFMTLQPGDVIATGTPAGVGMGLRPEPVFLRPGQRIDLGIEGLGEQHQTTIAAAG; from the coding sequence ATGAAGCTCGTTCGATGGGGTGAGCCCGGCCGGGAGCGTCCCGGCCTTCTGGATGCGCGCGGCGAGGTCCGCGATCTCTCCGGCGTGGTCGCGGACATCGGCTGCGAGACCTTGTCCGACGAGGGGCTGGCGCGCCTGGCCGCGCTCGACGCGGCCTCGCTGCCGCTGGCCGATGCCGGCCGCATCGGCCCCTGCGTCGCCCGCGCGGGCAAATTCATCTGCGTCGGGCTGAACTATGCCGACCATGCGCGCGAGGCGGGCAAGGAACCGCCCGCAGAGCCCATCCTCTTCATGAAAGCCACGAGCGCGATCTGCGGCCCGAACGACGACATCGAGATCCCGCGCGCCAGCCTGAAGGCGGACTGGGAGGTGGAACTCGGCGTCGTGATCGGAAAGCGCGCTAAATATGTCGGCGAAGGAGACGCGCTGGAGCACGTCGCCGGCTATTGCGTCGTCAACGACGTGTCCGAGCGCGCCTTCCAGTCCGAGCGCGGCGGCCAATGGACCAAGGGCAAGAGCCACGACACGTTCGGGCCCCTAGGCCCGTGGCTCGTGACGCGCGACGAGGTTCCCGACCCTCAGTCGCTTCGCCTGTGGCTGGATGTAGACGGCGTGCGCCGGCAGGACGGCACTACGGCGGACATGATCTTCAAGGTCGCCGTCCTCATCTCCTATATCAGCCAGTTCATGACGCTTCAGCCCGGCGACGTCATCGCCACCGGCACACCGGCGGGCGTGGGCATGGGCTTGCGTCCCGAGCCCGTCTTCCTCAGGCCCGGACAGCGCATCGACCTTGGCATCGAGGGCCTCGGGGAGCAGCACCAGACCACCATCGCGGCGGCGGGCTGA
- a CDS encoding DUF3313 domain-containing protein — MRLRFAGLLLSLGLALPGCASVPLKEAGTLSSYANLGEPKGKVGKSRTYVDAQGLAGLQTVSITPTAFSPAASSRIKTDADRLLVANALDRAVCVSLSDKYRIVPSGQPADLVVRTVVTDIVPTDKTLAGVATAVSLGSSAVLPVSVPRLPVGLGGLAVEAEAVDGAGFQRAAMVWARGANSIQNNPRVSEVGDAYGLASKFGNDFARMLVTGEEPKALDIALPSGQRTKSWFGGKPKYAACDAFGRAPGLMGVAAAKIGAPPQWTDGRQVAAAQ; from the coding sequence ATGCGGCTGCGTTTTGCGGGACTTTTGCTTTCCTTGGGCCTGGCGCTGCCGGGCTGCGCCTCCGTGCCGCTGAAGGAGGCGGGGACGCTTTCGTCCTACGCCAATCTGGGGGAGCCGAAAGGCAAGGTGGGCAAGTCGCGCACCTATGTGGACGCGCAAGGCCTGGCGGGGCTTCAGACCGTCAGCATCACGCCGACGGCCTTTTCGCCGGCCGCCTCCTCGCGCATCAAGACCGATGCCGACCGCCTGCTGGTGGCCAATGCGCTGGACCGCGCGGTCTGCGTGTCGCTGAGCGACAAGTACCGGATCGTGCCGAGCGGCCAGCCCGCCGACCTCGTCGTTCGAACCGTCGTCACCGACATCGTACCGACGGACAAGACGCTGGCGGGCGTGGCCACGGCCGTTTCGCTGGGCAGCAGCGCCGTCCTTCCGGTCAGCGTTCCCCGCCTGCCGGTGGGGCTCGGGGGACTGGCGGTGGAGGCCGAGGCGGTGGACGGCGCTGGCTTCCAGCGCGCTGCGATGGTCTGGGCCCGGGGCGCCAACTCCATCCAGAACAACCCACGCGTCTCGGAGGTGGGCGACGCCTACGGCCTGGCGTCCAAGTTCGGCAACGACTTCGCCCGGATGCTCGTCACCGGGGAGGAGCCCAAGGCGCTCGATATCGCGCTGCCCTCGGGGCAGCGGACGAAATCCTGGTTCGGCGGAAAGCCGAAATACGCCGCCTGCGACGCCTTCGGCCGGGCGCCCGGCCTGATGGGCGTGGCCGCCGCCAAGATAGGAGCGCCACCGCAATGGACCGATGGACGGCAGGTGGCGGCGGCGCAGTAA
- a CDS encoding sensor histidine kinase codes for MRDASLRWTLSWQLSLVFVAVVTAVILGLGVYGAMTLSPNITMARTLRAAMAEAVVPAAQGRFEIARTAELEALEKENPDLWYVVATIDGAFQTHGAVPAPYAPLAPVVHRFREADIRGSADTDEIASIDTVQTAAGEVRILFGGGSGQHWPFLTLLAVTYPIYVPLLAIALPAIFLAVPRIVRRALAGLSEVARQASEIEPRRQGARLPTAGVPREVAPLVVAFNGVLGRLEQEFRARRRFLVDASHELRTPIAIMQTRIEGMPEGDDRRRLLDDVARLGETAEQLLDFERNDQAADPPESIDLVEIARTVVAELAPLAIAAGYDISFRSEAQTLTRQGSPSALPRAVSNLVRNAIDHGGNAGAICVSVSAQGDIAVSDQGRGIAEDHRELVFEPFYRVTPRSKGAGLGLSLVKQIVTNHGGEVEIESGATGTTVRIRL; via the coding sequence ATGCGCGACGCCTCGCTTCGCTGGACGCTGAGCTGGCAGCTCAGCCTCGTCTTCGTCGCCGTGGTGACGGCCGTCATCCTCGGCCTCGGCGTCTACGGCGCCATGACCCTTTCGCCCAACATCACGATGGCCCGGACCCTGCGCGCGGCCATGGCGGAGGCGGTGGTCCCGGCCGCCCAGGGCCGGTTCGAGATCGCCCGCACGGCCGAGCTCGAAGCGCTGGAGAAGGAAAATCCGGACCTCTGGTATGTCGTCGCCACCATCGACGGCGCCTTCCAGACCCACGGCGCGGTGCCCGCGCCCTATGCCCCTCTGGCGCCGGTGGTGCACCGTTTCCGGGAGGCGGACATCCGCGGATCGGCGGATACGGACGAGATCGCCTCGATCGACACAGTACAAACAGCGGCTGGCGAGGTCAGGATCCTGTTCGGTGGCGGTTCCGGGCAGCATTGGCCCTTCCTCACGCTTCTGGCCGTCACCTACCCGATCTACGTGCCGCTGCTTGCCATCGCTCTGCCCGCCATCTTCCTGGCCGTTCCCCGGATCGTGCGGCGCGCGCTCGCGGGGTTGAGCGAGGTAGCCCGCCAGGCATCCGAGATCGAGCCGCGCCGGCAGGGCGCGCGCCTTCCCACGGCCGGCGTTCCGCGCGAGGTGGCCCCGCTCGTGGTGGCCTTCAACGGCGTGCTCGGCCGGCTGGAGCAGGAGTTCCGGGCGCGCCGGCGCTTCCTCGTCGATGCGTCCCACGAGCTGAGGACGCCCATCGCCATCATGCAGACGCGCATCGAGGGAATGCCGGAGGGCGATGATCGCCGGCGCCTGCTGGACGACGTCGCCCGCCTCGGCGAGACGGCCGAGCAGCTCCTCGACTTCGAGCGCAACGACCAGGCCGCCGATCCGCCCGAGAGCATCGATCTCGTGGAGATCGCCAGGACGGTCGTGGCCGAGCTGGCGCCGCTGGCCATCGCGGCGGGCTACGACATCTCGTTCCGAAGCGAGGCGCAGACGCTGACGCGGCAGGGCAGCCCCTCCGCCTTGCCGCGCGCGGTCAGCAATCTGGTTCGCAACGCGATCGACCATGGCGGCAATGCCGGCGCGATCTGCGTGTCCGTCTCGGCGCAGGGAGACATCGCCGTCTCCGACCAGGGGCGCGGGATCGCCGAAGACCACAGGGAGCTGGTGTTCGAGCCGTTCTACCGCGTGACGCCGCGCAGCAAGGGAGCTGGCCTCGGGCTGAGCCTGGTGAAGCAGATCGTGACCAACCATGGCGGCGAGGTCGAGATCGAGAGCGGCGCCACGGGAACCACGGTGCGGATCCGGCTCTGA
- a CDS encoding response regulator transcription factor, translated as MRILLVEDEMEMAGALSVALGKHGIVIDHTAMLADALELTRQTLYDAILLDRRLPDGEGLAFIPRLRKAGIDTPVIVLTARNETKERIEGLDSGADDYLGKPFLVEELMARIRAVLRRPAHLAEPQFGVGRMVIDPLNLAVSVDAVPLDLPRRELLVLVALAKRRGKTVLRSTLEAAVYNYEEEIQSNALDAHISRLRKRLADAGAGVSVHNIRGVGYLLKED; from the coding sequence ATGAGAATATTGCTGGTCGAGGACGAGATGGAGATGGCCGGGGCGTTGTCCGTGGCGCTCGGCAAGCACGGGATCGTCATCGACCACACGGCGATGCTGGCCGACGCGCTCGAGCTGACCCGCCAGACGCTCTACGACGCCATCCTGCTCGACCGCCGCCTGCCGGACGGCGAGGGGCTGGCCTTCATCCCGAGGCTGAGAAAGGCCGGCATCGACACGCCGGTCATCGTGCTGACGGCCCGCAACGAGACGAAGGAGCGGATCGAGGGTCTCGACAGCGGCGCGGACGACTATCTCGGCAAGCCGTTCCTCGTCGAGGAGCTGATGGCGCGCATCCGTGCCGTCCTGCGCCGACCCGCCCATCTGGCCGAGCCGCAGTTCGGCGTCGGCCGGATGGTCATCGACCCGCTCAATCTCGCCGTCTCGGTCGACGCCGTGCCGCTGGACCTGCCCCGGCGCGAGCTACTCGTCCTCGTCGCGCTCGCCAAGCGGCGCGGGAAGACCGTGCTGCGCTCCACGCTGGAGGCGGCGGTCTACAATTACGAGGAAGAGATCCAGTCGAACGCGCTCGACGCCCATATCTCGCGCCTGCGCAAGCGCCTGGCGGATGCGGGGGCCGGCGTGTCGGTCCACAATATCCGCGGGGTCGGCTATCTCCTGAAGGAAGACTGA
- a CDS encoding efflux RND transporter periplasmic adaptor subunit, with amino-acid sequence MARKWTGRLVAIAVLIGGAYAGLVRFDPGGAAVEANARQASVAPVPLPDPVPRPLELAAIEVVEVAPAQMAERLRVSGELRPVNRVVLRSKAAGTVLEVKVRAGQSVEAGDVLVRFETQDLQAALAQHTSNMEGARAELLQAERTRGRVEELARRNISSAEQLDRALSDVSAARAKVQGLSAQIDIARSALANAEIRAPFDGVVSHRAVDPGAATAANADLLTLVDVSVLEAEMLVSTRDVARLRVGHTAELEIDGLEGGTVAGTVDRINPVANEGSRFVPVFVRLANPQGRLWGGMFATGSILVRQSRDALVLPATSLREDEGGAFVLKLEEGRLVRQAVAVRARWDGGARLEVEGVLAGDVVVTAPLPELRPGAAAILARAG; translated from the coding sequence ATGGCGCGCAAATGGACCGGAAGGCTCGTCGCGATCGCGGTTCTGATCGGCGGCGCCTATGCGGGCCTCGTGCGGTTCGACCCCGGAGGCGCGGCGGTCGAGGCCAATGCGCGGCAGGCATCGGTCGCTCCCGTCCCCCTCCCGGACCCTGTGCCCCGGCCGCTCGAGCTGGCGGCCATCGAGGTCGTCGAGGTCGCGCCTGCCCAGATGGCCGAGCGCCTGCGCGTGAGCGGCGAGCTGCGGCCCGTGAACCGGGTGGTGCTGCGCTCCAAGGCGGCCGGAACCGTGCTGGAGGTGAAGGTGCGCGCCGGCCAGTCGGTGGAGGCCGGCGATGTGCTGGTGCGTTTCGAGACGCAGGACCTGCAGGCAGCCCTGGCGCAGCACACGAGCAACATGGAGGGCGCGCGGGCCGAGCTTCTCCAGGCCGAGCGCACGCGGGGCAGGGTGGAGGAGCTTGCCCGCCGGAACATCTCCTCGGCCGAGCAGCTCGACAGGGCGCTGAGCGATGTCTCGGCGGCACGGGCGAAGGTGCAGGGCCTGTCGGCGCAGATCGACATCGCCCGCTCCGCCCTCGCCAATGCCGAGATCAGGGCGCCCTTCGACGGCGTCGTCTCGCACCGCGCCGTGGACCCGGGCGCCGCCACGGCTGCCAACGCCGATCTCCTGACGTTGGTCGATGTCTCTGTCCTGGAAGCGGAAATGCTCGTCTCCACGAGGGACGTGGCTCGCCTCAGGGTGGGGCACACCGCCGAGCTGGAGATCGACGGGCTCGAGGGCGGGACCGTTGCGGGAACGGTGGACCGGATCAACCCGGTCGCCAACGAGGGCTCGCGCTTCGTGCCGGTCTTCGTCCGGCTGGCCAACCCGCAGGGGCGCCTGTGGGGCGGCATGTTCGCCACGGGCTCCATCCTGGTGCGACAGAGCCGGGACGCGCTCGTCCTGCCGGCCACCTCGCTGCGCGAGGACGAGGGGGGCGCGTTCGTCCTGAAGCTGGAGGAGGGCAGGCTGGTCCGCCAGGCGGTCGCGGTCCGCGCGCGCTGGGACGGCGGCGCCCGCCTGGAGGTGGAGGGCGTGCTGGCCGGCGACGTCGTCGTCACCGCGCCTCTGCCCGAGCTGCGGCCCGGCGCCGCCGCGATCCTGGCGCGGGCCGGCTGA
- a CDS encoding efflux RND transporter permease subunit, translating into MILTRISVSHPVFATMMMVALLVLGVFSFQRLGLDQYPNVDVPIVVVMTAYPGATPETVETEITRPVENALNAISGLDEITSTSYEGRSVVRASFRLEVHGPAAAQEVRDKVAALEADFPEDADKPIVSRFNPSDQPVLSIAISSPTLGVPELTTIAERRVVRQLTTVSGVGQATLVGGRKRQVDVSIDETRMRALGVGVDEVIEALRSGNRNRPAGSVVGDFSESTLQVQGRIERPDELLDMIVARRGGGPVHLRDIATVADGAADAESLAIYNGQTALAVDVVKVQDANTVQVVADVLRRLERLDAELAPQGVRLSVVTDASVPIRESVSQVQATLLEGAALAIAIVFLFLNSWRSTVITGLTLPVAMLGTLAVIDVLGFTLNTLSLLALTLSIGILVDDAIVVRENITRHLHMGKSHRRAALEGTNEIGLAVMATTATIVAVFLPVAFMDGIVGRFFYEFGVTVSAAVLISLLVAFTLDPMLSSVWHDPDSQPGARRGPVGRLVARFDRGFEALAERYRGVIGWTLRHRLLTLAATAGLFVASLFMVPLVGTEFVPNADEGRFQVNVTTPAGSSLLYTAAKVGQVESALREFPEVSAIYSTVNTGNSVGKHRAAVLVRLVPHAERARTPAMLADPIRERLSVIPGIEIAIVQEGLGGGDSPIRLSVMGDDRAVLERIAGELARDMRAIAGMVDVTSSAEEATSVLSVRLKPEAASDLGVGVPELAAMLSPLVGGEAVSNWTDALGETYEVVVRLPAEKRSDLAAIGELMMTTGRTDESGAPEMVRLDQVARIGAVPAASEIRRLDMLREVQVSADVSGRTIGDVTGELEALIARSDLPEGYGIRFGGETENMQETMGHMITALAMAVIFIYIVLASQFGSFTQPIAIMASLPLSLVGVLMGLMVAGSTINMFSLIGFIMLMGLVTKNGILLVDFANRERRRGLSLDEALASAGAIRFRPIVMTTLAMIFGMIPLGMAVGGGGAQRAPMAHAVIGGLVSSTLLTLLVVPVILSCLDSMTRRLSRFMPAAPDEGSPAVSNADP; encoded by the coding sequence ATGATCCTCACCCGCATCTCCGTTTCCCATCCCGTCTTCGCCACCATGATGATGGTGGCCCTGCTCGTGCTCGGCGTCTTCTCGTTCCAGCGGCTCGGGCTCGACCAGTATCCGAACGTGGACGTGCCGATCGTCGTGGTCATGACGGCCTATCCGGGCGCCACGCCCGAGACTGTCGAGACCGAGATCACGCGCCCCGTGGAGAACGCTCTCAACGCGATCAGCGGCCTCGACGAGATCACCTCGACCTCCTACGAGGGCCGCTCCGTGGTGCGGGCGAGCTTCAGGCTGGAGGTGCACGGCCCGGCGGCGGCCCAGGAGGTGCGCGACAAAGTGGCGGCGCTGGAGGCGGACTTTCCCGAGGATGCCGACAAGCCCATCGTCTCGCGCTTCAACCCCTCGGACCAGCCCGTCCTGTCGATCGCCATCAGCTCCCCCACGCTCGGCGTGCCGGAGCTGACGACCATCGCCGAGCGGCGCGTCGTGCGCCAGCTCACGACCGTTTCCGGCGTGGGACAGGCCACGCTCGTCGGCGGGCGCAAGCGGCAGGTCGACGTCTCGATCGACGAGACGCGCATGCGCGCGCTCGGCGTGGGCGTGGACGAGGTCATCGAGGCCCTGCGGTCCGGCAACCGGAACCGGCCGGCCGGCAGCGTCGTCGGCGACTTCTCCGAGAGCACCCTCCAGGTGCAGGGCCGCATCGAGCGGCCGGACGAGCTTCTCGACATGATCGTGGCCCGGCGCGGCGGCGGGCCGGTGCATCTGCGCGACATCGCCACCGTCGCCGACGGGGCGGCGGACGCGGAGAGCCTTGCCATCTACAATGGCCAGACGGCGCTGGCCGTCGATGTCGTCAAGGTGCAGGACGCCAACACCGTGCAGGTGGTGGCGGACGTGCTGCGGCGGCTGGAGCGCCTCGATGCCGAGCTGGCCCCGCAAGGGGTGCGGCTGAGCGTGGTGACGGACGCCTCCGTCCCGATCCGCGAGTCGGTTTCGCAGGTTCAGGCCACCCTTCTGGAGGGCGCGGCGCTGGCCATCGCCATCGTTTTCCTGTTCCTCAACTCGTGGCGCTCCACGGTCATCACCGGCCTGACGCTTCCCGTGGCGATGCTCGGCACGCTGGCGGTCATCGATGTCCTGGGCTTCACGCTCAACACGCTGAGCCTTCTGGCGCTGACCCTTTCGATCGGCATCCTCGTGGACGACGCCATCGTGGTGCGCGAGAATATCACCCGCCATCTCCACATGGGAAAGTCGCACCGCCGCGCCGCGCTGGAGGGGACGAACGAGATCGGCCTGGCGGTGATGGCGACGACGGCCACCATCGTGGCGGTGTTCCTGCCCGTCGCCTTCATGGACGGCATCGTCGGCCGTTTCTTCTACGAGTTCGGCGTGACGGTCTCGGCGGCCGTCCTGATCTCGCTTCTCGTCGCCTTCACGCTCGACCCGATGCTGTCGAGCGTGTGGCACGACCCGGATTCGCAGCCCGGCGCGAGGCGCGGGCCCGTCGGCCGCCTCGTCGCACGCTTCGACCGGGGGTTCGAGGCGCTCGCCGAGCGCTACCGGGGCGTCATCGGCTGGACGCTGCGCCACCGCCTCCTCACGCTGGCGGCGACCGCCGGCCTCTTCGTCGCCAGCCTGTTCATGGTTCCGCTGGTGGGAACGGAGTTCGTGCCCAATGCCGACGAGGGGCGCTTCCAGGTCAATGTGACGACGCCCGCCGGCTCCTCGCTTCTCTACACGGCCGCCAAGGTGGGGCAGGTGGAAAGCGCGCTGCGCGAGTTCCCGGAGGTCTCCGCGATCTATTCCACCGTCAACACGGGCAATTCGGTGGGCAAGCATCGAGCGGCCGTCCTGGTGAGGCTGGTTCCGCACGCCGAGCGCGCGCGCACGCCCGCCATGCTCGCGGACCCGATCCGCGAGCGCCTGTCCGTCATCCCCGGAATCGAGATCGCCATCGTCCAGGAGGGGCTGGGCGGTGGCGACAGCCCCATCCGGCTGAGCGTGATGGGCGACGACAGGGCCGTGCTGGAGCGCATCGCGGGCGAACTGGCGCGCGACATGCGCGCGATCGCGGGCATGGTGGACGTGACCTCCAGCGCCGAGGAGGCGACCTCCGTCCTCTCCGTGCGCCTGAAGCCCGAGGCGGCGAGCGACCTGGGCGTCGGCGTCCCGGAGCTCGCCGCCATGCTCTCCCCGCTCGTCGGCGGCGAGGCCGTCTCGAACTGGACCGACGCGCTCGGCGAGACCTACGAGGTCGTCGTGCGCCTTCCGGCGGAGAAACGCTCCGACCTGGCCGCCATCGGCGAGCTGATGATGACGACCGGGCGCACGGACGAGAGTGGCGCGCCCGAAATGGTTCGGCTCGACCAGGTCGCGCGGATCGGCGCCGTGCCGGCCGCCTCCGAGATCCGGCGCCTGGACATGCTGCGGGAGGTGCAGGTCTCGGCGGACGTATCGGGCCGCACCATCGGCGACGTGACGGGCGAGCTGGAGGCGCTGATCGCGCGCAGCGACCTGCCGGAGGGCTACGGCATCCGTTTCGGCGGCGAAACGGAGAACATGCAGGAGACGATGGGCCACATGATCACCGCCCTCGCCATGGCTGTGATCTTCATCTACATCGTGCTCGCCTCGCAATTCGGCAGCTTCACCCAGCCCATCGCCATCATGGCCTCGCTGCCGCTGTCGCTCGTCGGCGTGCTCATGGGCCTGATGGTGGCCGGCAGCACGATCAACATGTTCTCCCTGATCGGCTTCATCATGCTGATGGGCCTCGTCACCAAGAACGGCATCCTCCTGGTGGACTTCGCCAACAGGGAGCGCCGGCGCGGCCTTTCGCTGGACGAGGCGCTGGCCAGTGCCGGCGCCATCCGCTTCCGGCCCATCGTCATGACGACCCTGGCGATGATCTTCGGCATGATCCCCCTCGGCATGGCCGTGGGCGGGGGCGGTGCCCAGCGCGCCCCGATGGCCCATGCGGTCATCGGCGGGCTCGTCAGCTCCACCCTTCTCACGCTCCTCGTCGTGCCGGTCATCCTCTCCTGTCTGGACAGCATGACCCGCCGCCTGTCGCGCTTCATGCCCGCCGCGCCCGACGAGGGATCGCCGGCGGTTTCGAACGCCGATCCGTAG